In Hyphomicrobiaceae bacterium, the following are encoded in one genomic region:
- a CDS encoding ABC transporter ATP-binding protein, with protein sequence MQDGTAEPVVHFEDLTLGYDDHPAVHHLEGVVGAGALLAVVGPNGSGKSTLLKGIIGALKPLEGRIGMDGALRRRIAYLPQQAQVDRSFPITVEAFVALGLWKEIGAFRGLDTRARSRIRKALMAVGLEGFERRMIDALSGGQMQRILFARLLLEDSALILLDEPFTAIDTKTAAELMALIERWHGERRTIIAVLHDLDLVKERFPQALMLAREPVAWGDTRSVITPENLLKARAMSEAWDENAPWCRKSAA encoded by the coding sequence ATGCAAGATGGGACTGCAGAGCCAGTCGTTCACTTCGAGGACTTGACCCTTGGATATGACGACCATCCTGCCGTCCACCACCTGGAGGGTGTTGTCGGCGCTGGCGCCTTGCTCGCAGTCGTCGGCCCGAATGGCAGTGGCAAGAGCACGCTGCTCAAAGGCATCATCGGAGCGCTGAAGCCGCTCGAGGGCCGCATTGGCATGGACGGGGCATTGCGCCGGCGTATTGCCTATCTTCCCCAGCAAGCCCAAGTCGACAGGAGCTTTCCCATCACGGTCGAAGCGTTCGTGGCACTCGGGCTGTGGAAGGAGATTGGCGCTTTCCGGGGTCTTGATACGCGGGCTCGGTCGCGTATTCGCAAAGCGCTAATGGCAGTAGGCCTAGAGGGCTTCGAGCGCCGTATGATCGACGCACTGTCGGGTGGTCAGATGCAACGCATTCTTTTTGCCCGATTGCTCCTCGAGGACAGTGCGCTCATTCTGCTCGACGAACCATTTACGGCTATCGATACCAAGACCGCTGCGGAGCTCATGGCGCTCATTGAACGCTGGCACGGCGAGCGGCGGACGATCATCGCGGTCCTGCACGATCTCGATCTGGTCAAGGAGCGCTTTCCGCAAGCCTTGATGCTTGCGCGGGAGCCGGTCGCATGGGGCGACACGAGGAGTGTCATCACGCCTGAAAACCTGCTCAAGGCACGTGCAATGTCGGAAGCATGGGACGAGAATGCACCGTGGTGCCGGAAGAGCGCAGCATGA
- the zigA gene encoding zinc metallochaperone GTPase ZigA — protein MDDKIRQHLEEAEETPDLRLPVTVLSGFLGAGKTTLLNHVLNNREGLKVAVIVNDMSEVNIDADLVAKGGANLSRTDETLVEMSNGCICCTLREDLLKEVRRLASEMRFDYLLIESTGIAEPLPVAATFEFRDEKGNSLSDFARLDTMVTVVDAAHLLKDYSSHDFLKDRGEVAGEEDERPLVQLLVEQIEFADVVVLNKIDVAKPHEVEAARTIIRALNADARIVETSHAHVAPRDILNTGLFDFDAAHRHPTWFKELNGFKDHVPETEEYGISSFVYRARGPFEPVKLHAFFNKSWPGVVRAKGFFWLASRPQFVGEVSQAGALVRHEAKGYWWAAVPKKSWPEDEALVARINKSWHKHWGDRRQEIVFIGTGEMDKKAITAELDACLLALPDEGAVDTKAWAKLPDPFPRWGKEAA, from the coding sequence ATGGACGATAAAATCAGGCAACATCTTGAAGAAGCAGAGGAAACGCCTGACTTACGGCTTCCCGTCACCGTCCTGTCCGGCTTTCTCGGAGCCGGGAAGACGACGCTGCTCAATCATGTCTTGAACAACCGCGAGGGCCTCAAGGTCGCGGTCATCGTCAACGACATGAGTGAGGTCAACATCGACGCCGATCTTGTCGCCAAGGGGGGTGCGAACCTGTCGCGCACCGACGAGACGTTGGTCGAGATGTCGAACGGCTGCATCTGCTGCACCCTGCGAGAGGATCTCTTGAAGGAGGTTCGCAGGCTGGCCTCTGAAATGCGTTTTGACTACCTGCTGATCGAGAGCACCGGCATTGCCGAGCCCCTACCCGTCGCAGCGACCTTCGAATTCCGGGACGAGAAAGGCAATAGCCTTTCCGATTTTGCGCGCCTCGACACGATGGTGACCGTTGTGGATGCGGCGCATCTGTTGAAGGACTATTCCTCGCATGACTTCCTGAAGGACCGCGGCGAAGTGGCGGGCGAGGAAGACGAGCGTCCCCTCGTTCAGCTGCTCGTCGAACAGATCGAGTTCGCCGACGTCGTCGTTCTGAACAAGATCGACGTAGCCAAGCCGCACGAGGTTGAGGCAGCGCGGACGATCATCCGCGCGCTCAATGCAGATGCGCGCATTGTCGAGACGAGCCACGCACACGTTGCTCCGCGCGACATCCTCAATACCGGGCTATTCGACTTTGATGCCGCGCACCGGCATCCGACCTGGTTCAAGGAGCTCAACGGATTCAAAGATCATGTGCCGGAGACCGAAGAGTACGGCATTTCGAGCTTCGTCTATCGGGCGCGCGGTCCCTTCGAACCGGTGAAGCTCCACGCCTTCTTCAACAAAAGCTGGCCGGGCGTGGTGCGCGCCAAAGGCTTTTTCTGGCTCGCCTCACGCCCCCAATTCGTCGGCGAGGTTTCGCAGGCCGGTGCGCTCGTCCGCCACGAAGCGAAGGGCTACTGGTGGGCCGCTGTGCCGAAGAAGAGTTGGCCCGAGGATGAGGCGCTTGTCGCGCGCATTAACAAGAGCTGGCACAAGCACTGGGGCGACCGGCGCCAGGAGATCGTCTTCATCGGCACGGGCGAGATGGACAAGAAGGCCATCACCGCCGAGCTGGACGCTTGCTTGCTAGCTCTCCCTGATGAGGGCGCGGTCGACACAAAGGCGTGGGCGAAGCTGCCCGATCCCTTCCCCCGCTGGGGCAAGGAGGCGGCGTAG
- a CDS encoding metal ABC transporter permease has product MSPYEALIAPFSDYAFMRRALAGCVALSFGAAPAGVLMTLRRMSLVGDAMAHAILPGAAVGFLLFGLKVVPMTIGGLAAGLFVALAAGLVARTTVQREDSSLAAFYLISLALGVMIVSVKGSNVDLMHVLFGTVLALDDTALIVLGLAATVNLLGLAIIIRPLVAECVDPSFLAVMSQSGGGAHLAFLVTAVLGLVAGFQALGTLLAVGMMMLPAAASRFWARSLEGMMMLAIAGGIGASVLGLLVSFHFGVPSGPAITLSAGAFYLVSLMFGPVSGAIWNVLPQRHRAG; this is encoded by the coding sequence ATGAGCCCTTATGAAGCGTTGATTGCGCCATTTTCCGACTACGCATTCATGCGCAGGGCACTGGCCGGGTGCGTGGCGCTGTCGTTCGGTGCGGCTCCTGCGGGCGTGCTGATGACGCTACGACGCATGAGCCTTGTCGGCGATGCCATGGCGCACGCCATTCTGCCTGGGGCCGCCGTCGGCTTCCTTCTGTTCGGGCTGAAGGTGGTCCCGATGACGATTGGCGGTCTCGCCGCCGGCCTCTTTGTAGCACTCGCGGCAGGGCTCGTGGCGCGAACGACCGTGCAGCGCGAAGATTCGAGCCTCGCGGCGTTTTATCTGATCTCGCTTGCCCTTGGTGTCATGATCGTGAGCGTAAAGGGCTCGAATGTCGACCTGATGCACGTGCTGTTCGGCACGGTGCTCGCTCTCGATGATACCGCGCTCATCGTCCTCGGACTCGCAGCAACGGTCAATCTCCTCGGGTTGGCGATCATCATTCGTCCGCTCGTTGCGGAATGTGTCGATCCGTCCTTCCTTGCGGTGATGAGCCAGAGCGGAGGCGGCGCCCATCTCGCCTTTCTCGTGACGGCGGTCCTGGGACTCGTGGCGGGCTTCCAGGCATTGGGGACATTGCTGGCGGTCGGCATGATGATGCTTCCGGCGGCGGCAAGCCGCTTCTGGGCGCGTAGCCTCGAAGGCATGATGATGCTCGCGATTGCCGGCGGCATCGGCGCGTCTGTCCTGGGACTGCTGGTGTCATTTCACTTTGGCGTTCCATCTGGCCCGGCAATCACATTGTCGGCCGGAGCCTTTTATCTCGTTTCACTCATGTTCGGCCCCGTCAGCGGGGCCATCTGGAACGTGCTGCCGCAACGGCATCGCGCAGGGTAG
- a CDS encoding Fur family transcriptional regulator, which produces MARHARKTANGTRPPPKHVETVLAALRSIGRPASAYDIQAVLAEQEHLAPQTIYRALQRLIEAGSVHKVESLNAFVVCSQGCHRGASVFAICECCGVVSEMRDSGIETVVETWSHRMSFAAKGAALELHGVCANCAQEALR; this is translated from the coding sequence ATGGCGCGTCACGCGAGGAAAACTGCCAACGGCACGCGACCACCGCCCAAACATGTGGAAACGGTCCTAGCTGCGCTCCGGAGTATCGGCCGACCGGCAAGCGCCTACGACATTCAGGCTGTCTTGGCGGAGCAGGAGCATTTGGCTCCGCAGACGATTTACCGTGCGCTTCAGCGACTGATCGAGGCCGGCTCAGTCCACAAGGTTGAATCGCTCAATGCCTTCGTCGTCTGTTCTCAAGGTTGCCATCGCGGTGCCTCGGTGTTCGCTATTTGCGAGTGCTGCGGAGTCGTGAGCGAAATGAGAGATTCTGGAATAGAGACCGTCGTGGAGACTTGGTCGCACCGCATGTCTTTTGCCGCCAAGGGAGCGGCGCTGGAGTTGCATGGTGTATGCGCCAACTGTGCTCAGGAGGCTTTGCGATGA
- the hisI gene encoding phosphoribosyl-AMP cyclohydrolase, which translates to MTALPAAFSVVFDERGLAPAIAQQHDTGEVLMMAWMNAPSLSETLATGRVCYWSRSRQALWRKGETSGHVQRLIEARLDCDGDTILLLVDQQGAACHTGRRTCFFHRFGDTSNLVITDEGYFPQTRETPL; encoded by the coding sequence ATGACAGCCCTGCCCGCCGCTTTTTCAGTCGTATTCGATGAACGCGGTCTCGCCCCGGCGATCGCCCAGCAGCATGACACGGGCGAAGTCCTCATGATGGCTTGGATGAATGCGCCGTCGCTGTCGGAGACACTCGCCACGGGGCGCGTTTGCTATTGGTCCCGCTCGCGCCAGGCGCTGTGGCGAAAGGGTGAGACCTCTGGCCACGTGCAGCGCCTGATTGAGGCAAGGCTCGATTGTGACGGCGACACGATACTGCTGCTCGTCGATCAGCAAGGTGCCGCATGCCACACCGGCCGGCGCACCTGCTTCTTCCATCGCTTTGGTGACACGAGCAACCTCGTCATCACGGACGAAGGCTATTTCCCCCAAACGAGGGAAACACCCTTATGA
- a CDS encoding metal ABC transporter substrate-binding protein — translation MRLRTTAGLVLAGMASLASGAVQAEEKMSVVATFSILADFVEKVGGDRVAVRTLVGPEADAHVYQPSPADAADVGKAKVVFQNGLGFEGWMERLVQSSGYKGPLVVATKGIEPIKGEEDDHDDHEKHKGEKHDDHAKEGGHDHGDIDPHAWQSVPNAILYVANVKEGLCAADKDGCPVYTHNAAAYAVELNKLNEEIKSKVAAIPEKSRKVITSHDAFGYFAKAYGVEFLSPTGVSTESEASAKDVAKLIDQIKKDGVKAVFVENITDTRLIEQIAKETGAKIGGTLYSDALSKKEGPAKSYLDMMRHNAGLLAGAMAGS, via the coding sequence ATGAGACTACGCACAACTGCGGGCCTTGTCCTCGCAGGAATGGCGTCACTTGCCAGCGGAGCGGTACAGGCAGAGGAGAAGATGTCCGTTGTGGCAACGTTCTCGATCCTCGCCGATTTCGTCGAGAAGGTGGGCGGCGATCGCGTTGCAGTCCGCACGCTCGTAGGCCCGGAAGCCGATGCACACGTCTATCAGCCTTCGCCCGCCGACGCAGCTGACGTCGGAAAGGCGAAAGTAGTGTTTCAGAATGGCCTCGGCTTCGAGGGCTGGATGGAGCGTCTGGTTCAATCATCCGGCTACAAGGGCCCTCTCGTCGTCGCAACCAAGGGCATTGAGCCCATCAAGGGCGAGGAAGATGACCACGACGATCACGAGAAGCACAAGGGCGAAAAGCACGACGATCATGCGAAGGAGGGCGGCCACGACCACGGCGATATCGATCCGCACGCGTGGCAGAGCGTGCCAAACGCTATTCTCTATGTCGCCAACGTGAAGGAAGGTCTCTGCGCCGCCGACAAGGACGGCTGCCCCGTCTATACCCACAATGCGGCAGCCTACGCCGTCGAACTCAACAAACTGAATGAAGAAATTAAGTCTAAGGTCGCCGCAATCCCCGAGAAGAGCCGCAAGGTCATCACCTCCCACGACGCATTCGGCTACTTCGCGAAGGCTTATGGAGTCGAGTTTTTGTCGCCGACCGGCGTTTCGACCGAAAGCGAGGCGTCTGCCAAGGACGTCGCCAAGCTCATCGACCAGATCAAGAAAGACGGCGTCAAGGCCGTATTCGTCGAGAATATCACTGACACCCGCCTCATCGAGCAGATTGCCAAGGAGACCGGCGCCAAGATCGGGGGAACGCTCTACTCGGATGCTCTCTCCAAAAAAGAAGGTCCAGCCAAGTCCTACCTCGACATGATGCGCCACAATGCAGGCCTCCTCGCCGGCGCGATGGCGGGATCATGA